Proteins encoded within one genomic window of Triticum aestivum cultivar Chinese Spring chromosome 2D, IWGSC CS RefSeq v2.1, whole genome shotgun sequence:
- the LOC123053765 gene encoding protein NLP2: MDVPLPSQSNRAGCNGSVGSPSDDPYGVTAMMNFDGYSELCGSPSLADQLFSLLNDSSTHQMFAMWSSLGSSPRASGVSEDMQLDAYSSVPGDQKVDLVSSVNPAENGTGRMAKSSGDLGSDGDPEQGSTSVVPRPIAGNLLADRMLMALSLFRKSLGGGVLAQVWMPVEQEGHVVLSTCEQPFLLDQALAGYREVSRHFVFSAKEETCLQPGLPGRVFISGVPEWTSNVLYYSKPEYLRMEYALHHEVRGSLAMPIYDPSKGSCCAVLELITKKEKPDFDAEMNNLRHALQAVNLETAKDCIDQKVYSANQKATFTEILDVLRAICHAHMLPLALTWVPSSNGSDGGYVGHDNVLDSQSGKAILRIHESACYVNDAKMQGFFHACTETHLEKGQGIAGRALKSNLPFFSPNIREYGIKDYPLAHHARKFGLHAAVAIRLRSTYTGDDDYILEFFLPINCTGSEEQQMLLNNLSSTMQRICKSLRTVSEAEVDKVDACTAVMYKATSGSCLPTGQSGSSSHGDQPATEEAFQDLSLIDKQGDMSEQAQSSSMRLAEKKRSTAEKNIGMDVLRKYFSGSLKDAAKSLGVCPTTLKRICRTHGISRWPSRKINKVNRSLKKIQTVINSVHGVDSSLQYDPATGSLVPAVSLPEKTSFPSCDAVSSPSVGKTVDEKSGPKSEQGYSSPEGWERDSCQLQRPDAQKGEGDEFHMQTTNYSGSGDHGSYGPNVTHHIISEGTQGPLYPTGAVSALHDKETGCIEPLPCVLPSIKTTRDQIVGRNSPPMQQADIDMFDDREGREHTHPSTSGMTDSSSGSASSHPTFKKNPARPLKDKSSPALTVKATYNGDTVRFKFLPSMGWYHLLEEIAKRFKLSTGVFQLKYKDDEDEWVIMANDSDLQECVDVMDSMGTRNVKLQVRDLPCLISSSGSSSCLQLEGHNS, translated from the exons ATGGATGTGCCTCTGCCTTCACAGTCCAACCGTGCTGGATGCAATGGAAGCGTCGGCAGCCCGTCGGATGATCCATATGGCGTTACGGCCATGATGAACTTTGATGGGTACTCAGAGCTCTGCGGCAGCCCTTCGTTAGCTGACCAGCTGTTCTCGTTGCTGAACGACTCGTCAACACACCAGATGTTTGCTATGTGGTCATCCTTGGGCTCTTCGCCACGTGCTTCTGGTGTCAGTGAAGATATGCAGCTCGATGCCTATTCCAGTGTACCTGGGGATCAAAAGGTTGATTTGGTATCTTCGGTGAATCCAGCTGAAAATGGGACCGGGAGAATGGCCAAGAGTTCAGGCGACCTTGGCTCAGATGGTGATCCCGAGCAAGGAAGTACTAGCGTGGTTCCGAGGCCTATTGCCGGCAACTTACTCGCTGACAGGATGCTCATGGCTCTGTCTTTGTTCAGGAAGTCACTTGGCGGCGGTGTTCTTGCGCAGGTTTGGATGCCTGTTGAGCAGGAGGGGCATGTCGTGCTTAGTACATGTGAACAGCCGTTTCTGCTTGACCAAGCTCTTGCTGGGTACAGAGAAGTATCCAGGCATTTTGTGTTCTCTGCTAAGGAGGAGACCTGCCTTCAACCAGGGCTTCCAGGGAGGGTCTTCATCTCCGGTGTGCCAGAATGGACCTCAAATGTGCTCTACTACAGCAAGCCAGAGTATTTGAGGATGGAGTATGCTCTTCACCATGAAGTTCGAGGATCACTTGCAATGCCGATATATGACCCTAGCAAGGGCTCTTGCTGTGCAGTGCTTGAGCTTATCACAAAGAAGGAGAAACCTGACTTCGATGCAGAAATGAACAACCTTCGCCATGCATTGCAG GCTGTGAACTTGGAGACAGCAAAAGATTGTATCGATCAGAAG GTTTATTCAGCAAATCAGAAAGCCACCTTCACTGAGATTTTGGATGTTCTAAGAGCTATTTGCCATGCACACATGCTTCCTTTGGCCCTTACATGGGTCCCTTCATCAAATGGCAGTGATGGTGGTTATGTTGGACATGATAATGTCCTTGATTCTCAGTCAGGAAAAGCGATACTCCGCATCCATGAATCAGCGTGTTATGTTAATGATGCAAAGATGCAAGGTTTTTTTCATGCATGCACTGAAACTCACCTTGAGAAAGGGCAAGGTATTGCAGGCCGAGCACTCAAGTCCAATCTGCCGTTCTTCTCTCCTAATATAAGAGAATACGGAATTAAGGATTACCCACTCGCACACCATGCTCGTAAGTTTGGTCTGCATGCTGCTGTAGCAATCCGGCTAAGGAGCACATACACTGGTGATGATGACTACATACTAGAATTCTTTCTACCAATCAACTGCACAGGCAGTGAAGAACAACAGATGTTATTGAATAACCTGTCCAGTACTATGCAAAGAATATGCAAAAGTTTGCGAACAGTTTCTGAAGCAGAGGTTGATAAAGTTGACGCTTGTACTGCAGTAATGTATAAGGCAACCAGTGGAAGTTGCTTGCCTACTGGTCAGTCTGGGAGTTCTTCACATGGTGATCAACCTGCCACAGAAGAGGCATTCCAGGATCTATCTTTAATTGATAAGCAAGGGGACATGTCCGAGCAG GCACAGTCTAGTTCAATGCGACTTGCGGAGAAAAAGCGCAGTACAGCGgagaagaatattggcatggatgTTCTCCGTAAGTACTTTTCTGGGAGCCTAAAGGATGCTGCAAAGAGCCTCGGTG TTTGTCCAACAACCTTGAAACGGATATGCCGCACACATGGAATTTCGCGATGGCCATCTCGCAAGATAAACAAGGTCAACCGTTCGTTAAAGAAGATCCAAACTGTCATTAACTCGGTTCATGGAGTGGACAGTTCTTTGCAGTATGATCCTGCTACTGGATCTCTTGTTCCAGCAGTTTCTCTGCCAGAGAAGACTTCATTCCCTTCGTGTGATGCTGTGTCCAGTCCATCCGTTGGGAAAACTGTGGATGAAAAATCTGGCCCAAAATCTGAGCAAGGGTATTCGTCACCTGAAGGATGGGAAAGAGATAGCTGTCAGTTGCAGCGCCCTGATGCGCAGAAAGGGGAAGGCGATGAATTTCACATGCAGACAACTAACTATAGTGGCAGTGGTGATCACGGCTCTTATGGTCCGAATGTCACACATCATATTATTTCTGAAGGAACACAAGGACCATTATATCCCACTGGTGCTGTTAGTGCTTTACATGACAAAGAAACAGGTTGCATCGAACCTTTGCCCTGTGTCCTCCCAAGCATCAAGACTACCAGGGACCAAATAGTGGGAAGGAACTCACCACCCATGCAACAAGCAGATATTGATATGTTTGATGATCGCGAAGGCAGGGAGCATACTCATCCTTCTACCTCTGGTATGACAGACTCTTCTAGCGGCAGTGCATCAAGCCACCCTACATTCAAGAAGAACCCAGCACGCCCACTTAAGGACAAGAGCAGCCCTGCACTTACGGTCAAGGCGACGTACAATGGAGACACCGTGCGGTTCAAGTTCTTGCCATCGATGGGCTGGTACCACCTGCTGGAAGAAATAGCCAAGAGGTTCAAGCTGTCGACCGGGGTGTTCCAGCTCAAGTACAAGGATGACGAGGACGAGTGGGTCATCATGGCGAACGACTCCGATCTCCAGGAGTGTGTCGACGTCATGGACTCGATGGGCACGCGAAACGTGAAGCTCCAGGTCCGGGATCTCCCGTGCCTCATCAGCAGCTCGGGCAGCAGCAGCTGCTTGCAGCTGGAAGGACACAATTCATGA